In the genome of Haloferax mediterranei ATCC 33500, one region contains:
- a CDS encoding oligopeptide/dipeptide ABC transporter ATP-binding protein, giving the protein MISDEIHEDKSISNDSPVVELQGVSKAFTAGSSMLKRLFRRDEASVARVVCDVSLAVKKGETVGLVGESGCGKSTLAKLVTGQLAPDTGSVLLDSNPVGGYTERSETQHRRIGVVFQNTRDSFDSRWTIRRSLTESLGPTSARSAVWSGGVEALLRSVNLDPKVASRYPSELSGGQLKRVAIARALAHDPDVIVLDEPVSGLDMATQATILNLLADFQRQFGVGYLFISHDLDVVRYLADRLAVMYAGEIVERGPAQTIFEQPSHPYTEALVRAIPSDNPADAPPEPLPGDPPNPANRPSGCPFHPRCSYADSRCEESHPEFTDTHTGKSRCHYVEDMHPDD; this is encoded by the coding sequence GTGATTTCAGACGAGATACACGAGGATAAAAGCATCTCGAATGATTCACCAGTCGTCGAATTACAAGGCGTCAGCAAAGCGTTCACGGCAGGTAGCTCGATGCTCAAGCGATTATTTCGACGGGACGAAGCGTCGGTCGCAAGAGTGGTTTGCGACGTCTCACTGGCGGTCAAGAAAGGCGAGACCGTCGGTCTCGTCGGCGAGTCGGGGTGTGGAAAGTCCACGCTCGCGAAGCTTGTCACTGGACAGTTGGCACCCGACACCGGGAGCGTCTTGCTCGATAGCAACCCGGTGGGAGGGTATACGGAGCGGTCCGAAACACAACATCGTCGTATCGGCGTGGTCTTTCAGAACACTCGCGACAGCTTCGACTCACGGTGGACGATTCGACGGTCACTCACGGAATCGCTCGGTCCAACCAGCGCACGAAGCGCCGTCTGGTCCGGCGGAGTCGAAGCACTCCTGCGTAGTGTGAACCTCGACCCGAAAGTCGCGAGTCGGTATCCGAGTGAGCTTTCCGGTGGGCAACTCAAGCGCGTCGCCATCGCACGGGCGCTCGCACACGACCCCGATGTAATCGTCCTCGACGAGCCAGTTTCCGGACTCGACATGGCGACGCAGGCGACGATACTCAACCTCCTTGCCGACTTCCAACGACAGTTCGGCGTCGGGTATCTGTTCATCTCTCACGACCTCGACGTCGTCCGGTATCTCGCCGACCGACTGGCGGTCATGTACGCGGGAGAAATCGTCGAGCGTGGCCCGGCTCAGACGATTTTCGAACAACCGAGTCATCCCTACACGGAGGCATTGGTTCGTGCAATCCCGAGTGATAATCCAGCCGATGCGCCGCCAGAGCCACTGCCGGGCGACCCACCAAATCCAGCAAATCGACCGTCGGGGTGTCCCTTTCATCCGCGGTGTTCGTACGCGGATTCCCGGTGTGAGGAGTCGCATCCGGAGTTTACGGACACTCACACTGGAAAGTCGCGGTGTCACTACGTCGAGGATATGCACCCGGATGACTGA
- the halH4 gene encoding halocin-H4, translating to MSKDRDGRRTSRRGTLKKIGGFSLGALSFGAVGRTQAATGSSVTTADIAPPGPNGDPKSVQIDDKYTGAEMYGEGDFRVGLGTDLTMYPPVYRESLGNGSGGWEFDFTVCGSTACRFVDSNGDVKEDDKAKEMWWQEINFNDINQDLYSRNDSDWVGSTPADTQPEFDYTEFALARDGVTLALTALNPAMGSLALGATYFLSDMVNWIASQHEDDSSLKRKWDYDGLSGPLYADSSTYLLARDEMTSNSYESFTIDNIAVAFPEFPVRTKYYVTFTAPDDPSTQSISTLEEEGIYRVPATEVAAARPPGSRRSKSAADEMVYVADPKKFIEVEPVKNPSIPDRIYEEIEQKKKQRSRKQ from the coding sequence ATGTCGAAAGACAGAGATGGGAGAAGGACAAGTCGGCGAGGCACGTTAAAGAAAATCGGCGGTTTCAGTCTCGGAGCGCTTAGTTTCGGGGCAGTCGGACGAACTCAAGCGGCGACCGGCTCATCGGTTACGACCGCTGATATCGCACCTCCCGGACCGAACGGAGACCCGAAGAGTGTTCAGATAGATGATAAATACACCGGAGCCGAGATGTACGGCGAGGGTGACTTCAGAGTCGGTCTCGGAACTGACCTGACGATGTATCCGCCCGTGTACCGTGAGAGTCTTGGAAATGGAAGCGGGGGTTGGGAATTCGACTTCACCGTTTGTGGGTCCACTGCCTGTCGATTTGTGGACAGTAACGGTGACGTCAAAGAGGACGACAAGGCGAAAGAAATGTGGTGGCAGGAAATTAACTTCAACGACATAAATCAGGATTTATACAGTCGGAACGATTCCGACTGGGTCGGGTCGACCCCTGCCGATACCCAACCGGAGTTCGATTACACCGAGTTTGCGCTCGCTCGGGACGGAGTGACGCTCGCTCTCACGGCACTCAACCCCGCAATGGGGAGTCTTGCACTCGGTGCCACGTACTTCCTCAGCGACATGGTGAACTGGATTGCGAGCCAGCACGAAGACGACAGTTCGCTCAAGAGAAAATGGGATTACGACGGGCTAAGTGGGCCGTTGTACGCCGATTCGTCGACGTACCTACTGGCACGCGACGAGATGACTTCGAACTCGTACGAATCATTCACGATCGATAACATCGCCGTTGCCTTCCCAGAGTTCCCCGTCCGGACCAAGTACTACGTCACATTCACTGCGCCGGATGACCCGTCAACGCAGTCGATATCTACGCTCGAAGAGGAGGGAATCTACCGAGTGCCCGCTACGGAAGTGGCTGCGGCCAGACCACCGGGGTCCCGACGTTCCAAATCGGCAGCCGACGAGATGGTGTACGTTGCCGATCCGAAGAAGTTCATAGAGGTCGAGCCGGTGAAGAACCCAAGTATCCCGGACCGAATCTACGAGGAGATAGAGCAAAAAAAGAAACAACGGAGTAGGAAACAGTAG
- the nikC gene encoding nickel transporter permease translates to MPAREEASRRSRWRDAIPSDRLTQFGVAVVLALLMLAVFGPFVSPYDPVEQDLQHQLEAPSVEHPLGTDQLGRDVLTRLLHGARLSLGVAAAVTAVRLVVGTAVGLVAGYAGGWVDEALMRLVDTLLAFPGIILALVIAGVLGPSLVNVMLALAVVGWASYARLVRSSVLSLREREFVTAARLLGRSRMHVVTRHLIPNVVAPVVVLATLDIGGVILGTAGLSFLGLGAQPPTPEWGTMLASGRNYLREAWWLVNAPGVLIMLTVFGFNLLGDSLRDALSPTQSAQLEQL, encoded by the coding sequence GTGCCAGCACGCGAAGAAGCCAGCAGGCGGAGTCGGTGGCGTGACGCGATTCCATCAGACCGTCTCACGCAGTTCGGGGTGGCGGTCGTCCTCGCGTTGCTCATGCTTGCAGTGTTCGGGCCGTTCGTGTCGCCTTACGACCCAGTCGAACAAGACCTCCAGCATCAACTGGAAGCCCCATCGGTCGAACATCCGCTCGGAACCGACCAACTCGGCCGTGACGTGCTCACGAGACTCCTTCACGGAGCACGACTGTCACTCGGCGTTGCCGCCGCCGTGACGGCTGTTCGACTTGTCGTTGGCACAGCAGTCGGTCTCGTTGCAGGGTACGCCGGTGGGTGGGTCGACGAAGCACTGATGCGGCTCGTGGATACGCTACTCGCATTCCCCGGTATCATCCTCGCATTGGTTATCGCCGGGGTTCTCGGCCCGAGTCTCGTGAACGTGATGCTCGCATTGGCAGTCGTCGGTTGGGCGTCCTACGCTCGGTTAGTTCGGAGTAGCGTACTCTCACTTCGAGAACGCGAGTTCGTGACTGCTGCCCGCTTGCTCGGTCGGTCGCGGATGCATGTCGTCACCCGTCACCTGATTCCGAACGTCGTTGCACCAGTCGTCGTGCTCGCGACGCTCGATATTGGCGGCGTTATCCTCGGAACTGCTGGACTTTCGTTCCTCGGTCTGGGCGCACAACCGCCGACGCCCGAGTGGGGAACGATGCTCGCGTCGGGGCGTAACTACTTACGAGAGGCGTGGTGGCTCGTCAACGCTCCCGGAGTCCTCATCATGCTCACCGTCTTCGGGTTCAACCTCCTCGGCGATAGCCTCAGAGACGCACTCTCACCAACCCAATCAGCACAACTCGAACAGCTATGA
- a CDS encoding ABC transporter ATP-binding protein, translating into MSDEAPIIETNALTKEYGDIRAVDELDLSIESGEVYGFLGPNGAGKSTTIGLLLDYLRPTSGTVRIFGMDPREKPIEVHTRIGILPDRFGLYEDRSARQHVEFVAETKRVADDPESVLERVGLADAIDADTAEFSKGMEQRLALAMALVGEPELLVLDEPFTGLDPHGVRRVREIVHEENNRGATVSFSSHVLGQVELVCDRIGILHEGRLIAEGSVDELRDAAGVGDDVVIEDVFVELTGARAEIGGESR; encoded by the coding sequence ATGAGCGACGAGGCTCCGATAATCGAGACGAACGCGTTGACCAAGGAGTACGGCGACATTCGTGCCGTCGACGAACTTGACCTCTCCATCGAGTCCGGCGAAGTCTACGGATTCCTCGGGCCGAACGGGGCCGGAAAGTCGACGACAATCGGGCTGTTACTCGACTATCTTCGGCCGACATCGGGGACAGTGCGCATCTTCGGGATGGACCCCCGCGAGAAACCCATCGAAGTGCATACTCGAATCGGTATTCTCCCGGACCGATTCGGACTCTACGAGGACCGTTCCGCTCGGCAGCACGTCGAGTTCGTCGCCGAAACCAAACGGGTGGCTGACGACCCCGAAAGTGTCCTCGAACGCGTCGGGTTAGCGGATGCAATCGACGCCGACACGGCAGAGTTCTCGAAAGGAATGGAACAGCGACTCGCGCTCGCGATGGCACTCGTTGGGGAACCCGAACTGCTCGTTCTCGACGAGCCGTTTACGGGTCTCGACCCTCACGGCGTTCGTCGCGTCCGGGAAATCGTCCACGAGGAGAACAACAGGGGTGCGACGGTGTCCTTTTCGAGTCACGTCCTCGGACAGGTCGAACTCGTCTGCGACCGCATCGGCATCCTTCACGAAGGTCGACTCATCGCCGAAGGCTCCGTCGACGAACTCCGCGATGCGGCGGGGGTCGGTGACGATGTGGTAATAGAAGATGTATTTGTCGAATTAACGGGCGCTCGCGCCGAAATCGGAGGTGAGTCCCGATGA
- a CDS encoding ABC transporter permease family protein, with protein MGDVRTAVLFARASLVKSLTVMKRYHVNTLGRILTIYMFFAVMVFGGRAVAPNLINDSLTGIVVGFFIWTIAVGSYSSVASDLSREAQWGTLELLSMSPVGLGSVMVIKSLVNMFISFVFGFVVLVLMLLTSGAQISVDLVSVVPLAVLSVLPVLGIGFFMGGLALLYKRVSSIFNIMQFALLALIALSPEVNPLVKYLPLTLGSNLITRVMEHGTSITALPVSSLVTLCVVAGAYLAVGYLAFSYFQTKARQRGVLGHY; from the coding sequence ATGGGTGACGTTCGAACGGCCGTGCTATTCGCGCGCGCATCACTCGTGAAATCGCTCACCGTGATGAAACGCTACCACGTGAACACCCTCGGGAGAATCCTCACCATCTACATGTTTTTCGCCGTGATGGTGTTCGGCGGACGAGCGGTCGCTCCCAACCTCATCAACGATTCGCTCACCGGAATCGTAGTCGGGTTCTTCATCTGGACGATTGCAGTTGGCTCGTACTCCTCCGTCGCGTCCGACTTGAGTCGGGAAGCACAGTGGGGAACGCTGGAGTTGCTCAGTATGTCGCCCGTCGGACTGGGTTCGGTCATGGTGATTAAATCGCTCGTCAACATGTTCATTAGCTTCGTGTTCGGGTTCGTGGTGCTCGTCCTCATGCTTCTGACCAGCGGCGCGCAGATTTCCGTCGACCTCGTGAGCGTCGTTCCGCTCGCGGTTCTCAGCGTGCTCCCGGTGCTCGGTATCGGCTTTTTCATGGGTGGACTCGCGCTCCTGTACAAACGAGTCAGTAGCATCTTCAACATCATGCAGTTCGCCCTGTTAGCGCTTATTGCCCTCTCTCCGGAGGTCAATCCGTTGGTGAAATATCTCCCGCTCACCCTCGGGAGCAATCTCATCACCCGAGTCATGGAACACGGGACGTCAATTACGGCGCTTCCAGTCTCGTCGCTGGTGACCCTCTGTGTCGTCGCGGGGGCGTACCTTGCCGTCGGCTACCTTGCGTTCTCGTATTTCCAGACGAAAGCTCGACAGCGAGGGGTGTTGGGTCACTACTGA
- a CDS encoding ABC transporter ATP-binding protein, protein MTDPLLRIEDLHTQFDTDRGIVHAVDGVSFTVDRGEIVGIVGESGSGKSVTARSILRLEEPGRIASGTITLDGEDLTAADDSTLRRVRGDRVSMVFQDPAETLNPVFPVGEQIAEAVRIHETGQSQRLLDFLGVPLFRDRASWRDAHERAVELMDQLDIPNPEHQSSGFPHEFSGGIRQRAVLAIALASDPDLLVADEPTTALDTTTQAGILRRLRTLRDERNLGVLLISHDIGVIAQTCDRVVVMYGGKVMESGTVEDVLTTPEHPYTRALLACSTRNVASDERVNALEGRPPNAIGGHDGCPFADRCTHVTPECREGDVPMTESESGHLVACVEAPREDNAGVASPETNRPKIAPNSGESQ, encoded by the coding sequence ATGACCGACCCACTACTTCGCATCGAAGATCTGCACACACAGTTCGACACCGACCGCGGGATAGTCCACGCGGTCGACGGCGTCTCGTTCACAGTCGACCGCGGAGAAATCGTCGGTATCGTCGGCGAAAGCGGAAGTGGAAAATCCGTCACCGCCCGGTCGATTCTGCGACTGGAGGAACCGGGCCGAATCGCTTCCGGGACGATTACACTGGACGGCGAGGACCTGACCGCTGCCGACGATTCGACGCTCCGTCGAGTCAGGGGGGACCGCGTCTCGATGGTCTTTCAAGACCCAGCGGAGACGCTCAATCCGGTGTTCCCGGTCGGCGAGCAGATTGCCGAAGCGGTTCGGATACACGAGACAGGTCAGTCCCAGCGACTCCTCGATTTCCTCGGCGTACCGTTATTCCGTGATCGCGCCTCGTGGAGAGATGCGCACGAGCGCGCTGTCGAGTTGATGGACCAGTTGGATATTCCGAATCCTGAACACCAGTCTTCGGGGTTTCCGCACGAGTTCTCCGGTGGTATCCGCCAGCGTGCAGTACTCGCGATTGCACTGGCGAGCGACCCGGATTTACTGGTCGCCGACGAACCCACGACAGCACTGGATACGACGACACAAGCCGGCATCTTACGACGGCTCCGAACCCTCCGAGACGAACGGAATCTGGGCGTGCTTCTGATTTCGCACGATATCGGCGTTATCGCACAGACCTGCGACCGCGTCGTCGTCATGTACGGCGGGAAGGTAATGGAATCAGGAACGGTCGAGGACGTGCTGACGACGCCAGAGCACCCGTACACCCGGGCACTGCTCGCGTGTTCTACCCGGAACGTCGCTTCCGACGAGCGGGTCAACGCGCTCGAAGGCCGACCGCCGAATGCCATCGGCGGCCACGACGGGTGTCCGTTTGCCGACCGGTGCACTCACGTGACACCCGAGTGCCGCGAGGGAGACGTTCCGATGACTGAAAGCGAGTCAGGCCATCTCGTCGCCTGCGTAGAAGCGCCGCGAGAGGACAACGCGGGAGTGGCCAGCCCTGAGACGAACCGGCCAAAAATCGCGCCAAACAGCGGGGAGAGCCAGTGA
- the nikB gene encoding nickel ABC transporter permease, whose translation MNSQYLLRRLLAMGVVLLGVSLLTYGMIFITPGDPARTILTQQMGGQTPSPEAVEQFRAANGLDDPFPVQYARWMGGVVQGDFGQSYYSDQSVTAMIVQRLPNTIELAVASMLVAIAIAVPAGIASAVNPGSRTDYAAQFGALLGVSMPNFWLGFLLIIVCSLWLDIFPVAGAGGFEYLVLPALTLGSGMAAVITRLVRTAMLDALDAAYIRTARSKGLLERIVVYKHAFRNALVPVVTVIGLQLSYVLNGAVVVEVVFQRPGLGTLLVDAIFARDYPIVQGVTLLVGVIFVVTNFAVDLTYRRLDPRIDHRSEPA comes from the coding sequence ATGAATAGTCAGTACCTACTGAGACGACTGCTGGCGATGGGTGTCGTCCTCCTCGGAGTCTCGCTTCTCACGTACGGGATGATATTCATCACGCCCGGAGACCCGGCACGGACGATACTAACCCAGCAGATGGGCGGGCAGACCCCATCGCCAGAAGCGGTCGAACAGTTTCGGGCGGCGAACGGTCTCGACGACCCGTTTCCCGTTCAATACGCTCGCTGGATGGGAGGTGTAGTTCAGGGCGACTTCGGCCAGTCGTATTACAGCGACCAGTCGGTGACCGCGATGATTGTCCAGCGACTGCCGAACACGATTGAACTCGCCGTCGCGTCGATGCTTGTCGCAATCGCAATCGCGGTTCCTGCCGGAATTGCGAGCGCGGTCAATCCTGGGAGTCGAACTGACTACGCCGCACAGTTCGGTGCGCTTCTCGGCGTTTCGATGCCGAATTTCTGGCTCGGGTTCCTGCTCATCATCGTCTGTTCGCTCTGGCTCGATATCTTCCCCGTCGCTGGTGCCGGTGGGTTCGAATACCTCGTTCTCCCGGCGCTCACGCTCGGGTCGGGGATGGCCGCGGTTATCACCCGATTAGTCCGAACAGCGATGCTCGATGCACTCGACGCCGCCTACATCCGAACGGCCCGGTCGAAAGGGTTGCTCGAACGAATCGTCGTCTACAAACACGCCTTCCGGAACGCGCTCGTCCCCGTCGTGACGGTCATCGGACTCCAGTTGAGCTACGTCCTCAACGGTGCCGTCGTCGTCGAAGTCGTCTTCCAGCGACCGGGGCTCGGAACGTTACTGGTCGATGCAATCTTCGCACGCGACTACCCAATCGTTCAGGGAGTGACGCTTCTCGTCGGCGTTATCTTCGTCGTGACGAACTTTGCAGTCGATTTGACCTATCGACGGCTCGACCCCCGAATCGACCACAGGAGTGAACCGGCGTGA
- a CDS encoding sodium-dependent transporter, which produces MADTEARTAREEWGSRFGFLMAMLGAMVGAGNIWRMPFTTGENGGGAFLVAYILLLYVIAVPGLMAETMIGRYTNNGVIGAFKQVFGSKRAQGLGLVVLIVNVALMSYYAPIIGWALYYAGHSILMTFTQPGFQPQAFWDGFINNPALVIGMHTATMAGLAGVLVFGIRRGIERVVKWMIPLLVVALIAVAVRGVTLPGGMDGVAFVFTPDWGYLTRGSTWVAALSQALFSTGLGWGIALTYGSYLSRYDDVPLGGGLFTAIGNTSVGLLAVFATFPVVFAFGLEPSAGSNLLFLSLAEVFPELPGGGLWALVFFVSFFFATFTSGLGITEVGVTTVSEETRLSRTKSVLAVCGVIWLLGLPSAYSSSFLGQMDFIFGSFGLPLATLSIIALVAWKFGPERARVIDLNRNAGIYIGSAWNPVIKYVIPVVMLFIIGYGVVTSLGTENQQLMILGVAIMAGLVVVSTAIMSVIGTVPEKNAESTTLANGGD; this is translated from the coding sequence ATGGCAGATACAGAGGCAAGAACAGCGAGAGAAGAATGGGGAAGTCGATTCGGCTTCCTGATGGCGATGCTAGGGGCGATGGTCGGCGCAGGCAATATCTGGCGAATGCCCTTCACCACAGGTGAAAACGGTGGGGGTGCATTCCTCGTGGCGTATATTCTTCTGTTGTATGTTATCGCAGTACCCGGGTTGATGGCTGAGACGATGATCGGCCGGTACACGAACAACGGGGTAATCGGAGCGTTCAAACAAGTATTTGGCAGCAAGCGAGCACAGGGACTCGGTCTCGTTGTCCTCATCGTCAACGTGGCACTGATGTCGTACTACGCTCCCATCATCGGCTGGGCGCTATACTACGCTGGACACTCCATCCTGATGACGTTCACTCAGCCAGGTTTCCAGCCACAGGCGTTCTGGGACGGGTTCATCAACAACCCGGCGCTAGTCATCGGGATGCACACGGCAACGATGGCTGGACTTGCGGGGGTTCTGGTCTTCGGCATTCGCCGCGGAATCGAGCGAGTCGTGAAGTGGATGATTCCGCTTCTCGTCGTTGCGCTTATTGCGGTCGCCGTCCGCGGCGTGACGCTTCCCGGGGGGATGGACGGAGTTGCCTTCGTCTTTACTCCCGACTGGGGGTACCTCACCCGCGGAAGTACGTGGGTTGCGGCCCTTAGCCAGGCCCTCTTTTCGACCGGGCTGGGCTGGGGAATCGCGCTCACGTACGGGAGTTATCTCAGCCGGTACGACGACGTGCCGCTCGGTGGTGGTCTCTTTACCGCCATCGGGAACACGAGTGTCGGCCTGCTGGCTGTGTTCGCTACGTTCCCCGTGGTCTTTGCCTTCGGCCTCGAACCGAGCGCTGGGTCAAACCTCCTGTTTCTCTCGCTCGCGGAGGTGTTCCCGGAACTCCCCGGTGGTGGACTGTGGGCACTCGTGTTCTTCGTCTCGTTCTTCTTTGCAACGTTTACGTCCGGTCTCGGAATTACCGAAGTCGGCGTGACGACAGTCTCCGAGGAAACGCGCCTCTCGCGGACGAAATCGGTGCTCGCAGTCTGTGGCGTAATCTGGCTGCTCGGTCTGCCAAGCGCTTACTCCTCGTCGTTCCTCGGACAGATGGACTTCATATTCGGGAGCTTTGGCCTCCCGCTGGCGACGCTGTCGATTATCGCACTCGTCGCTTGGAAGTTCGGGCCGGAACGCGCCCGCGTCATCGACCTCAACCGTAACGCCGGCATCTACATCGGGTCGGCGTGGAATCCCGTCATCAAGTACGTCATCCCTGTGGTGATGCTGTTTATCATCGGTTACGGCGTCGTCACGAGTCTCGGGACGGAGAACCAGCAGTTGATGATTCTCGGTGTTGCCATCATGGCTGGCCTCGTCGTTGTCAGTACGGCCATCATGAGTGTCATCGGGACGGTACCCGAAAAGAATGCAGAGAGTACCACACTCGCCAACGGAGGTGACTGA
- a CDS encoding ABC transporter permease subunit has product MQWSPLARRECRTILSSKGAWILAVLVVLWGFRPTYGGWDAVGQNITIGYIQNGANLLLPIGVLLLTYQSLIGERTTGSIKFLIALPLKRTQIVLGKGVGRFVGIGASVAVAILVLSGIGLVEHGGFDVVPFVGVVLATLLFVAALVSVGVLISTVVDRTVTAAGTVFTYILMTLFWSSIISKAYTALTGVPVDPYDAPASGPLFLALRLTPDGAYNVLTNWLLGVGNSTELFQTVYTKLAPGQTINAFVVEAAFDGGTGPWYLHPSLSILVLAVWIVVPLVLSRRVFTRGDAL; this is encoded by the coding sequence ATGCAATGGTCCCCCCTCGCTCGCAGAGAATGCCGAACGATACTCAGTTCGAAAGGTGCGTGGATACTCGCGGTCCTCGTCGTGTTGTGGGGGTTTCGACCCACGTACGGTGGATGGGACGCCGTGGGCCAAAACATCACCATCGGCTACATTCAAAACGGTGCCAACCTGCTCCTCCCTATTGGTGTGCTGCTTCTCACGTACCAGTCACTCATCGGTGAGCGGACGACGGGAAGTATCAAGTTCCTCATCGCCTTGCCCCTGAAGCGGACGCAAATTGTACTCGGAAAAGGCGTCGGGCGGTTCGTCGGAATCGGTGCGAGCGTCGCCGTGGCGATTCTCGTACTCAGTGGCATCGGCCTCGTCGAACACGGCGGGTTCGACGTCGTTCCATTCGTCGGAGTCGTGCTTGCAACGCTCCTCTTCGTCGCCGCGCTCGTCTCGGTCGGGGTGCTAATTTCGACTGTCGTGGACAGGACCGTAACGGCAGCCGGGACCGTGTTCACGTATATTCTGATGACGCTGTTTTGGAGTTCCATCATCTCGAAGGCGTACACGGCACTCACTGGGGTTCCGGTCGACCCGTACGATGCCCCGGCAAGCGGCCCACTGTTTCTCGCACTCAGACTGACGCCGGATGGAGCGTACAACGTTCTGACGAACTGGCTCCTCGGTGTCGGCAACTCCACCGAGTTGTTCCAAACCGTCTACACCAAGCTGGCACCGGGACAGACGATAAACGCCTTCGTCGTAGAAGCGGCGTTCGACGGCGGAACGGGACCGTGGTATCTCCACCCATCGCTCAGTATCCTTGTCCTGGCCGTCTGGATAGTGGTACCATTGGTACTCTCTCGCCGTGTCTTCACCCGAGGTGATGCGCTATGA
- a CDS encoding ABC transporter substrate-binding protein, producing the protein MAVTRDPTREKWDVYNGVTPYFTHVFEPLVGVTDDMQTEPLLATDWEAVDETTWDFSLREDVTFHNGEPLTAAAVVHSFESVFEQWSWVPGWIGVEPNGVTAVDKHTVRFQTTEPFPAFPGTISHNYFGIQHPDATDTPVGTGPFQVSHVEKEQSVTLTPYEGYRNDAERPSKLTFKWIKDPNTRLLSLEKGSIDIAQTIPKSRASSVSDASETAIETGLSPSAGLVAVNLYKSPTDDELLRKALNWAVDQKQLVESALNGIGKPARGPISSVIPWAVHDDLPTYGPDREKARELVEKSKYDGETLSILVNSENTDDGTIAQILNGWFSDINVKSEIRQVDPASFNDTFTAGEANLTLVGFGSNSAACDYLIRAMFHSEGSDNRKLHERNGTGVYNPGPEIDRLIEDGYRAETMAKKREYYGEVQKRVVDTGAVIPLYYNEHVLGRQSSVSGIDGHPIDKMVGWSSLSREQ; encoded by the coding sequence GTGGCAGTCACCCGTGACCCAACACGGGAGAAGTGGGACGTGTACAACGGCGTGACTCCGTATTTCACCCACGTGTTCGAACCGCTCGTGGGTGTCACTGACGACATGCAGACTGAACCGCTTTTGGCGACGGATTGGGAGGCCGTCGACGAGACGACGTGGGACTTCTCACTCCGAGAGGACGTGACCTTCCACAACGGTGAGCCACTGACTGCTGCTGCCGTCGTCCACTCGTTCGAGAGCGTCTTCGAGCAATGGTCGTGGGTGCCCGGATGGATCGGTGTCGAACCCAACGGCGTAACAGCAGTCGATAAACACACAGTCAGGTTCCAGACGACAGAGCCGTTTCCGGCGTTTCCGGGAACAATTTCTCACAACTACTTCGGCATCCAACACCCCGATGCGACCGACACACCTGTTGGAACGGGGCCATTTCAGGTAAGTCACGTCGAAAAAGAGCAGTCAGTGACGCTCACGCCGTACGAAGGATACCGGAACGATGCAGAACGACCCTCCAAGCTCACGTTCAAGTGGATTAAGGACCCGAATACCCGACTGCTCTCCCTCGAAAAGGGGTCAATCGATATCGCACAGACGATTCCGAAGAGCAGAGCGTCGTCCGTTTCCGATGCCTCCGAGACAGCTATCGAAACAGGACTAAGCCCCTCCGCGGGGCTCGTCGCAGTCAATCTCTACAAATCGCCGACCGACGACGAACTACTCCGGAAAGCGCTCAACTGGGCTGTCGACCAGAAACAACTGGTCGAGAGTGCACTGAACGGAATCGGTAAACCGGCCCGAGGGCCGATTTCCTCGGTGATTCCGTGGGCAGTCCACGACGACCTTCCGACATACGGCCCGGACAGAGAGAAGGCACGAGAACTCGTCGAGAAGTCGAAGTACGACGGGGAGACACTCTCGATTCTGGTCAACAGCGAAAACACGGACGACGGAACAATCGCACAGATTCTCAACGGCTGGTTCTCCGATATCAACGTCAAAAGCGAGATACGGCAGGTCGACCCGGCGTCGTTCAACGACACGTTCACGGCTGGCGAAGCGAACTTGACGCTCGTCGGGTTCGGGTCGAACAGCGCCGCGTGCGATTACCTCATTCGGGCGATGTTCCACTCGGAGGGAAGCGATAATCGCAAACTACACGAACGGAACGGAACCGGCGTCTACAATCCCGGCCCCGAAATCGACCGTCTCATCGAAGATGGATACCGAGCCGAAACGATGGCAAAAAAGCGTGAGTACTACGGAGAGGTACAGAAACGAGTCGTTGACACTGGGGCGGTTATCCCCCTGTACTATAATGAGCACGTCCTCGGACGCCAATCGAGTGTCTCCGGAATTGACGGCCATCCAATCGACAAGATGGTCGGCTGGTCGTCGCTCTCTCGGGAGCAATGA